One genomic region from Pseudomonas sp. R5-89-07 encodes:
- a CDS encoding energy transducer TonB, with product MSDILPLTIGVLPTHNHYGLRNTQALAGVSHVWQDFFARALAEQLGATPGALAATAPAPKDPAVEPSEGADLLAQILTQRECDVKDIEIAPPEPLFLPIAEFETELLPPAAPPFPDEEIAAQQRQQNFESGWVRPIVLNAGQPVAEPGPAPQPRPLHLPIAEFELDLLPPAATPFTEQDRVAQQKALDFDYYWARPLIANNLRLAA from the coding sequence ATGTCAGACATTCTTCCCCTAACGATCGGTGTACTGCCGACCCACAACCACTACGGCCTGCGCAATACTCAAGCGCTGGCCGGGGTGAGCCATGTGTGGCAGGACTTCTTCGCCCGCGCCCTGGCCGAGCAGCTCGGTGCCACGCCGGGTGCGCTTGCCGCCACGGCACCTGCGCCGAAAGATCCGGCGGTGGAACCCAGCGAAGGCGCCGACCTGCTGGCGCAGATCCTCACCCAGCGTGAGTGCGACGTGAAAGACATCGAGATCGCCCCGCCGGAGCCGCTGTTCCTGCCGATTGCCGAGTTCGAGACCGAGTTGCTGCCACCGGCGGCGCCCCCCTTCCCTGACGAAGAGATCGCCGCCCAGCAACGCCAGCAGAATTTCGAAAGCGGCTGGGTACGACCGATTGTCCTGAATGCGGGTCAACCCGTGGCTGAACCTGGCCCGGCGCCACAACCTCGCCCGCTGCATCTGCCGATTGCCGAGTTCGAGCTGGACTTGCTACCCCCGGCCGCGACGCCCTTCACTGAGCAAGATCGGGTGGCCCAACAGAAGGCCCTGGATTTTGACTATTACTGGGCACGCCCGCTGATCGCCAACAACCTGCGCCTGGCCGCCTGA
- the adk gene encoding adenylate kinase, whose product MRVILLGAPGAGKGTQAKFITEKFGIPQISTGDMLRAAVKAGTELGLIAKSVMDSGGLVSDDLIINLVKERISQEDCKNGFLFDGFPRTIPQAEALVKAGVELDAVVEIAVEDEEIVQRIAGRRVHEGSGRVYHIVYNPPKVAGKDDVTGEDLVQRKDDTEETVRHRLSVYHSQTKPLVDFYQKLSAAQGKPKYSHIPGVGSVEAITAKVLQALS is encoded by the coding sequence CAAAGTTCATCACTGAAAAATTCGGCATTCCACAAATCTCCACCGGTGACATGCTGCGCGCGGCCGTCAAGGCCGGCACCGAGCTGGGCCTTATCGCCAAGAGCGTGATGGACAGCGGCGGCCTGGTCTCCGATGACCTGATCATCAACCTGGTCAAGGAACGCATCAGCCAGGAAGACTGCAAGAACGGTTTCCTGTTCGACGGTTTCCCACGCACCATTCCCCAGGCTGAAGCCCTGGTGAAAGCGGGCGTCGAGTTGGACGCGGTGGTCGAGATCGCCGTTGAAGACGAAGAGATCGTCCAGCGCATTGCCGGTCGTCGCGTTCACGAAGGCTCGGGCCGCGTGTACCACATCGTCTACAACCCGCCGAAAGTGGCCGGCAAGGACGACGTCACCGGTGAAGACCTGGTGCAGCGCAAGGACGATACCGAAGAAACCGTGCGTCATCGCCTGTCGGTCTACCATTCCCAGACCAAGCCGCTGGTGGATTTCTACCAGAAGCTGTCCGCTGCCCAGGGCAAGCCTAAATACAGCCATATCCCTGGCGTCGGCTCCGTGGAAGCGATTACGGCCAAGGTGCTGCAAGCACTGAGCTGA
- the tsaB gene encoding tRNA (adenosine(37)-N6)-threonylcarbamoyltransferase complex dimerization subunit type 1 TsaB, with product MSTLLALDTATEACSVALLHDGKVTSHYEVIPRLHAQKLLPMIKQLLEDAGTSLAAVDAIAFGRGPGAFTGVRIAIGVVQGLAFALERPVLPFSNLAVLAQRALREHGASQVAAAIDARMDEVYWGCYRESAGEMRLVGVEAVQAPESSVLPQDASGDWFGAGTGWGYGERMGVQLADQDAAMLPHAQDLLTLARFAFERGEAIAADLAAPVYLRDKVAQTKAERGII from the coding sequence ATGAGCACCCTGCTGGCCCTGGACACCGCGACTGAAGCTTGTTCCGTTGCCTTGCTGCACGATGGCAAGGTAACCAGCCACTACGAGGTGATCCCGCGCCTGCACGCGCAGAAGCTGCTGCCGATGATCAAGCAACTGCTGGAAGACGCCGGCACCAGCCTGGCCGCCGTGGATGCCATCGCTTTCGGCCGTGGCCCCGGCGCGTTTACCGGCGTGCGCATTGCCATTGGCGTGGTGCAGGGCCTGGCGTTTGCGTTGGAGCGTCCGGTTTTGCCGTTCTCCAACCTCGCGGTGCTGGCCCAGCGCGCACTGCGTGAACATGGCGCCTCGCAAGTGGCGGCGGCGATCGATGCGCGCATGGATGAAGTCTATTGGGGCTGCTACCGTGAGAGCGCCGGTGAAATGCGCCTGGTGGGCGTGGAAGCTGTGCAGGCACCAGAATCATCGGTGTTGCCGCAGGATGCCAGCGGCGACTGGTTTGGCGCTGGCACTGGTTGGGGATATGGCGAGCGCATGGGGGTGCAACTGGCGGATCAGGACGCTGCGATGCTGCCCCATGCGCAAGACCTGCTGACCCTCGCACGTTTTGCTTTCGAGCGGGGCGAGGCGATTGCGGCGGATCTGGCGGCGCCAGTTTACTTGCGCGATAAAGTCGCGCAGACCAAGGCGGAGAGAGGGATTATTTGA
- a CDS encoding DUF4197 domain-containing protein, with protein sequence MLRNPLRLTTLFAGLLLGANAMALDLGSLSQGDASGGLKDALTQGAQIAVKQLGTPGGFSNNPEVKIGLPGKLGKVADKLKMFGMGDQVTQLETSMNKAAETAVTQAQPILVNAVKNMSVTDAKGILSGGQDSATQYLNKSSREQIRAKFLPIVKAATDKVGVAQQYNALAGKAAAFGAVDAKSANVENYVTEQALDGLFKMIAQQEETIRKNPAAAATSLAKKVFGAL encoded by the coding sequence ATGCTCCGTAACCCTCTTCGCCTCACTACCCTGTTCGCCGGCCTTCTGCTGGGCGCCAACGCCATGGCGCTGGACCTTGGCAGCCTGTCCCAGGGCGACGCCAGCGGCGGTCTCAAGGACGCCCTGACCCAGGGCGCACAGATCGCCGTGAAACAACTAGGCACCCCCGGCGGTTTCAGCAATAACCCTGAAGTGAAGATCGGCCTGCCGGGCAAGCTGGGCAAGGTCGCTGACAAGCTGAAGATGTTCGGCATGGGCGATCAGGTCACCCAGCTGGAAACCAGCATGAACAAGGCAGCGGAAACCGCCGTTACCCAGGCCCAGCCGATTCTGGTCAATGCCGTGAAAAACATGAGCGTGACCGATGCCAAAGGCATCCTCAGCGGCGGCCAGGACTCCGCTACCCAGTACCTGAACAAGAGCAGTCGCGAACAGATCCGCGCCAAGTTCCTGCCCATCGTCAAGGCCGCCACCGATAAGGTCGGCGTGGCCCAGCAGTACAACGCGCTGGCCGGCAAGGCGGCTGCGTTTGGCGCAGTGGACGCCAAAAGCGCCAATGTTGAAAACTACGTGACCGAACAAGCGCTGGACGGCTTGTTCAAGATGATCGCGCAGCAGGAAGAAACGATTCGCAAGAATCCGGCAGCTGCCGCCACCAGCCTTGCCAAGAAAGTGTTTGGCGCGCTGTAA
- a CDS encoding DUF72 domain-containing protein, translating into MHLPYYIGCPSWSENAWRDYLYPVDARANDYLALYSQVFNAVEGNTTFYARPSAATVQRWAEIMPEHFRFTAKFPGDISHAGDLREQLPAAESFVGLMSPLGERVSPLWLQLSKGFTPQRLGELAGFLDGIERPLAVEVRHDEFFAKGEAERRLNRLLRDRGVERICLDPRALFSCTSTSAAVLHAQSKKPRVPPRPAAFTQFPQVRFIGHPELEANDPFLVPWVEKIAAWIEEGRTPYIFLHTSDNRLAAQLALRFHDQLMARLPGLAPLPTLHREPVAEQLGLL; encoded by the coding sequence ATGCATCTGCCTTACTACATTGGCTGTCCGTCCTGGAGTGAAAACGCCTGGCGCGACTATCTGTACCCGGTCGATGCGCGCGCCAACGATTACCTGGCGCTCTATTCCCAGGTCTTCAACGCGGTTGAAGGCAACACCACTTTTTACGCACGTCCCTCGGCCGCCACGGTGCAGCGCTGGGCCGAAATCATGCCCGAGCATTTTCGATTCACCGCCAAATTTCCGGGTGATATCAGCCATGCCGGCGACTTGCGCGAGCAACTGCCCGCGGCGGAAAGTTTTGTCGGGCTGATGAGCCCGTTGGGCGAGCGCGTTTCGCCGCTGTGGCTGCAACTTTCAAAGGGTTTTACACCGCAACGCCTCGGCGAACTGGCTGGGTTCCTGGATGGCATTGAGCGTCCGCTAGCCGTTGAAGTCCGTCACGATGAGTTCTTTGCCAAAGGCGAGGCCGAGCGCAGGCTTAATCGCCTGCTACGTGACCGCGGCGTGGAGCGTATCTGCCTCGATCCGCGTGCGCTGTTCAGTTGCACCTCCACCTCGGCGGCGGTACTGCATGCCCAGTCGAAAAAGCCCAGGGTGCCGCCGCGCCCAGCGGCGTTTACGCAGTTTCCCCAGGTGCGCTTTATCGGGCATCCGGAGCTTGAAGCCAACGACCCGTTCCTGGTTCCCTGGGTCGAAAAGATCGCCGCCTGGATCGAAGAGGGGCGCACTCCGTACATCTTCCTGCACACCTCGGACAACCGTCTCGCCGCCCAATTGGCCTTGCGTTTCCATGATCAACTGATGGCGCGCTTGCCCGGCCTCGCGCCACTGCCGACCTTGCATCGGGAACCCGTCGCGGAGCAACTGGGGTTACTCTAA
- a CDS encoding class I SAM-dependent methyltransferase, protein MSEQPAASRIRVEALAEDFQARAEQWAALLGLPVQLDDADFSLQVGEQGLQLQQLGPDAPGPVRVDFIEGGAAHRRLYGGGSGQMIAKAVGIAQGVRPRVLDATAGLGKDAFVLASLGCEMSLIERQPLIGALLEDGLARAAQDFEVASIVARMKLLKGNSIDVMLNWAGEPPQVIYLDPMFPHREKTALVKKEMRLFRPLVGDDPDAPALLAAALALASHRVVVKRPRKAPCIEGPKPSHALDGKSSRYDIYPKKALKP, encoded by the coding sequence ATGAGCGAACAACCAGCGGCCAGCCGCATTCGGGTCGAGGCTTTGGCCGAAGACTTCCAGGCCCGTGCCGAGCAGTGGGCGGCACTGCTTGGCTTGCCTGTGCAGCTCGATGATGCGGATTTTTCCCTGCAAGTCGGGGAACAGGGCCTGCAATTGCAACAGCTCGGGCCTGACGCGCCGGGGCCGGTACGGGTCGACTTTATCGAAGGCGGCGCGGCGCACCGGCGTTTGTACGGCGGCGGCAGTGGGCAGATGATCGCCAAGGCTGTGGGCATCGCCCAGGGCGTTCGCCCGCGCGTGCTCGACGCCACGGCGGGCCTGGGCAAGGATGCCTTTGTGCTGGCCAGCCTGGGTTGCGAGATGAGCCTGATCGAGCGTCAGCCATTGATCGGCGCCTTGCTTGAAGACGGCCTGGCACGCGCTGCACAGGATTTCGAAGTGGCATCGATCGTGGCGCGGATGAAGCTGCTCAAGGGCAACTCCATTGATGTGATGCTCAATTGGGCAGGCGAGCCGCCGCAGGTGATCTACCTTGACCCGATGTTCCCGCACCGTGAGAAAACGGCATTGGTGAAGAAGGAAATGCGCCTGTTCCGGCCGCTGGTCGGTGATGACCCGGACGCACCGGCACTGTTGGCTGCCGCCCTGGCCCTTGCCAGCCATCGTGTGGTGGTCAAGCGCCCGCGCAAGGCTCCGTGTATTGAAGGGCCCAAGCCGAGCCATGCGCTGGACGGCAAGTCCAGTCGGTACGATATTTATCCCAAGAAAGCACTCAAGCCTTAA
- a CDS encoding TetR/AcrR family transcriptional regulator: MSDNPVNTISPGRPKDMAKRQAILEAAKILFLSNGYASTSMDAVAQEAGVSKLTVYSHFTDKETLFTAAVVAKCEEQLPVMYFELPEAMPVQTVLLNIARGFHRLINSEESVNLHRLMMTTGNQDVKLSQIFFEAGPMRMLLGMERLLGRIDQTGALSIDKPFKAAEHFFCLLKGTANFRLLYGCGGHLSEADAEAHVQEVVGLFMRAYRS, encoded by the coding sequence ATGTCCGACAATCCTGTAAACACCATCAGTCCCGGGCGTCCCAAGGACATGGCAAAACGCCAGGCAATTCTCGAAGCCGCGAAAATTCTGTTTTTGAGCAACGGCTACGCCAGCACCAGCATGGACGCCGTGGCGCAGGAAGCGGGCGTGTCGAAACTGACCGTCTACAGCCACTTTACTGACAAGGAAACCCTGTTCACTGCCGCCGTCGTCGCCAAGTGCGAGGAACAGTTGCCAGTGATGTACTTCGAACTACCCGAAGCCATGCCTGTGCAAACCGTGTTGTTGAATATCGCGCGCGGGTTCCATCGGCTGATCAACAGCGAGGAATCGGTGAACCTGCATCGCCTGATGATGACCACTGGCAATCAGGATGTGAAACTGTCGCAGATCTTCTTTGAAGCAGGGCCAATGCGCATGCTGCTGGGCATGGAGCGTCTGCTCGGTCGGATCGACCAGACTGGTGCCCTGAGCATCGACAAGCCCTTCAAGGCAGCCGAGCACTTCTTTTGCCTGCTTAAAGGCACGGCGAACTTTCGCCTGCTGTATGGCTGCGGCGGGCATTTGAGTGAGGCAGACGCCGAGGCGCATGTGCAGGAAGTGGTGGGGTTGTTTATGCGCGCTTACCGCTCATGA
- a CDS encoding efflux RND transporter permease subunit, producing the protein MGFNLSEWALRNRQIVLFLMILLAVVGTLSYTKLGQSEDPPFTFKAMVIKTNWPGATAQEVSRQVTERIEKKLMETGEYERIVSFSRPGESQVTFIARDAMHSAQIPELWYQVRKKVSDIRQTLPPDIQGPFFNDEFGTTFGNIYALTGDGFDYAVLKDYADRIQIQLQRVPDVGKVELLGLQDEKIWIELSNLKLATLGLPLAAVQQALQEQNAVSTAGFFETPTERVQLRVSGNFKTVEEIRNFPIRVGDRTFRIGDVADIQRGFNDPPAPRMRFMGADAIGLAVAMRDGGDILVLGKALENEFARLQKNLPAGMELRKVSDQPAAVKTSVGEFVQVLAEALAIVLLVSFFSLGVRTGMVVALAIPLVLAMTFATMYYLGIGLHKISLGALVLALGLLVDDAIIAVEMMAIKMEQGYDRLKAASFAWTSTAFPMLTGTLITAAGFLPIATAQSSTGEYTRSIFQVVTIALLASWVAAVVFVPYLGEKLLPDLAKIHAAKHGSDGPDPYGTPFYQRVRRLVEWCVRRRKTVIILTLLLFIGSVGLFRFVPQQFFPASGRLELMVDLKLAEGASLSNTAEQVKRLETLLKEHAGIDNYVAYVGTGSPRFYLPLDQQLPAASFAQFVVLAHTIEERKSLRTWLIETLNEQFPDLRSRVTRLENGPPVGYPVQFRVTGEHIEEVRALALKVATRVRENTHVVNVHLDWEEPSKIVYLNIDQDRARALGVSTANLSKFLQSSLTGSTVSQYREDNELIEILLRGTVHERTELSRLPSLAVPTDNGKSVALSQIATLEYGFEEGIIWHRNRLPTVTVRADIYGKEQPATLVQQILPTLEGVRAELPDGYLLEVGGTVEDSARGQNSVKAGVPLFIVVVLTLLMLQLRSFSRTAMVFLTAPLGLIGVTLFLLVFRQPFGFVAMLGTIALSGMIMRNSVILVDQIEQDIKAGLAPWQAIIEATVRRFRPIVLTALAAVLAMIPLSRSVFFGPMAVAIMGGLIVATALTLLFLPALYAAWFRVKRP; encoded by the coding sequence ATGGGTTTCAATCTTTCCGAGTGGGCGTTGCGTAATCGCCAGATCGTACTGTTCCTGATGATTCTGCTGGCAGTGGTTGGCACCTTGTCCTACACCAAGCTGGGGCAAAGCGAGGACCCGCCCTTTACCTTCAAGGCCATGGTGATCAAGACCAACTGGCCGGGCGCCACGGCCCAGGAAGTCTCACGCCAGGTCACCGAGCGCATCGAGAAAAAACTGATGGAGACGGGCGAGTACGAGCGCATCGTCTCGTTCTCGCGCCCCGGTGAGTCCCAAGTCACCTTTATCGCCCGCGACGCCATGCACTCGGCGCAGATTCCCGAGCTGTGGTACCAGGTGCGCAAGAAGGTCAGCGATATCCGTCAAACCTTGCCGCCGGATATCCAGGGGCCGTTTTTCAACGATGAGTTCGGCACCACGTTCGGCAATATCTACGCCTTGACCGGTGACGGTTTCGACTACGCCGTGCTCAAGGACTACGCCGACCGTATCCAGATCCAGCTGCAACGGGTGCCGGATGTGGGCAAGGTCGAGCTGCTTGGCCTGCAGGACGAAAAAATCTGGATCGAACTGTCCAACCTCAAGCTCGCCACCCTCGGCCTGCCATTGGCCGCTGTGCAGCAGGCCTTGCAGGAGCAGAACGCGGTCTCGACCGCCGGTTTCTTTGAAACGCCGACCGAACGGGTGCAGTTGCGGGTGTCCGGTAATTTCAAGACCGTGGAAGAAATCCGCAACTTTCCTATCCGGGTGGGCGACCGCACCTTCCGTATCGGCGACGTGGCTGATATCCAGCGTGGTTTCAACGACCCACCGGCACCGCGCATGCGTTTCATGGGCGCTGACGCGATCGGACTGGCCGTGGCCATGCGTGATGGCGGCGACATTCTGGTACTGGGCAAGGCGCTGGAAAACGAGTTCGCACGGTTGCAGAAAAACCTTCCGGCAGGCATGGAATTGCGCAAGGTCTCGGACCAACCGGCAGCGGTGAAAACCAGTGTCGGCGAATTCGTCCAGGTGCTGGCTGAAGCGTTGGCCATTGTGTTGCTGGTGAGCTTCTTTTCCCTGGGCGTGCGCACCGGCATGGTGGTGGCCCTGGCGATTCCGCTGGTGCTGGCGATGACCTTCGCCACCATGTACTACCTCGGCATCGGCTTGCATAAAATTTCCCTGGGCGCGCTGGTCTTGGCCCTGGGCTTGCTGGTGGATGACGCGATCATCGCGGTGGAGATGATGGCGATCAAAATGGAGCAGGGCTACGACCGGCTCAAGGCCGCGAGCTTCGCCTGGACCAGCACCGCATTCCCTATGCTGACCGGTACGTTGATCACCGCCGCGGGCTTTCTGCCGATTGCTACGGCGCAGTCGAGTACCGGTGAGTACACCCGCTCGATCTTCCAGGTGGTGACCATCGCGTTGCTGGCTTCATGGGTCGCTGCGGTGGTGTTTGTACCGTATCTGGGAGAAAAGCTCCTGCCGGACCTGGCGAAGATTCATGCAGCCAAACACGGTTCTGACGGGCCTGATCCCTACGGCACGCCCTTCTATCAGCGTGTAAGACGCTTAGTGGAGTGGTGCGTGCGACGGCGCAAGACGGTGATCATCCTGACGCTGCTGCTGTTTATCGGCTCCGTGGGGCTGTTTCGTTTCGTGCCGCAACAGTTCTTCCCGGCCTCCGGTCGCCTGGAACTGATGGTCGACCTGAAACTGGCCGAAGGCGCCTCCCTGAGCAATACGGCCGAGCAGGTCAAACGCCTCGAAACCTTGCTCAAGGAACACGCCGGCATCGACAACTACGTGGCCTACGTGGGCACCGGATCGCCGCGTTTCTACCTGCCGCTCGACCAGCAACTGCCGGCTGCCAGCTTTGCGCAGTTTGTGGTGCTGGCACACACCATCGAAGAACGCAAAAGCCTGCGCACCTGGCTGATCGAAACCCTTAACGAACAGTTTCCCGACCTGCGCTCGCGCGTGACTCGCCTGGAAAATGGCCCGCCCGTAGGCTACCCGGTGCAGTTTCGCGTGACCGGTGAGCACATTGAAGAAGTCCGCGCCCTGGCGCTCAAAGTCGCGACCCGGGTTCGCGAGAATACCCACGTGGTCAATGTGCATCTGGACTGGGAAGAACCGAGCAAAATCGTCTATCTGAATATTGACCAGGACCGCGCCCGCGCGCTGGGCGTAAGCACGGCCAACCTGTCGAAGTTCCTGCAAAGCTCCCTGACCGGCTCCACGGTCAGCCAGTATCGCGAGGATAACGAGTTGATCGAGATTCTCCTGCGCGGCACCGTCCATGAGCGCACCGAATTGTCGCGACTGCCGAGCCTGGCCGTACCGACCGACAACGGTAAAAGTGTGGCCCTGTCGCAGATCGCGACCCTTGAGTATGGCTTTGAAGAAGGCATCATCTGGCACCGTAATCGCCTGCCGACGGTGACCGTGCGCGCCGATATCTATGGCAAGGAACAGCCGGCGACCCTGGTCCAGCAGATTCTGCCGACCCTCGAAGGGGTGCGTGCCGAGTTGCCTGACGGCTACTTGCTGGAGGTCGGGGGCACCGTGGAAGACTCCGCACGCGGACAGAACTCGGTGAAGGCCGGCGTGCCGTTGTTCATCGTGGTAGTGCTGACCTTGCTCATGCTGCAGCTGCGCAGCTTCTCACGCACCGCGATGGTGTTTCTGACGGCACCCTTGGGCTTGATCGGCGTGACCCTGTTCCTGCTGGTGTTTCGTCAACCCTTCGGTTTCGTGGCGATGCTCGGCACTATCGCACTGTCGGGGATGATCATGCGCAACTCGGTGATATTGGTCGATCAGATCGAACAGGACATCAAGGCGGGGCTGGCACCCTGGCAGGCGATCATCGAAGCCACGGTGCGGCGCTTTCGGCCAATCGTGCTCACGGCACTCGCTGCGGTATTGGCGATGATTCCACTGTCGCGCAGTGTGTTCTTCGGGCCGATGGCGGTGGCGATCATGGGCGGGTTGATTGTGGCGACGGCGTTGACGCTGCTGTTTCTGCCGGCGCTTTATGCCGCGTGGTTCAGGGTCAAGCGGCCATGA
- a CDS encoding isocitrate lyase/phosphoenolpyruvate mutase family protein, which produces MDAQTLRAETFKALHERERAFVMPNPWDAGSAIMLASLGFEALATTSAGFAFSLGRPDAEGALSLEDTLGNAGAIARATSLPVAADLENGFSDTPEGCAQTIVLAAATGIVGGSIEDATGVAVDPIYPFDLAVERVEAAVAAARSLGFPFTLTARAENLLHGRLDLPDTIRRLQAYAEAGADVLYAPGLRSAEEVLAVVKAVAPKPVNVLMSGGLNLSVAQLSELGVRRISVGSALALAAYGEFYRAAQEVYGLGTFTFTERKMPFDQANRFFKG; this is translated from the coding sequence ATGGATGCCCAAACCCTTCGCGCCGAAACCTTCAAAGCCCTGCACGAGCGCGAGCGTGCCTTTGTCATGCCCAATCCATGGGATGCAGGGTCAGCCATCATGCTTGCCAGCCTGGGCTTCGAAGCGCTGGCCACCACCAGCGCGGGCTTTGCGTTCAGCCTGGGGCGGCCGGATGCGGAAGGCGCGCTGTCGCTGGAAGATACCCTGGGCAATGCGGGCGCCATCGCAAGGGCGACTTCGCTGCCGGTTGCCGCTGACCTGGAAAACGGCTTCAGCGACACGCCAGAAGGCTGCGCCCAGACTATTGTGCTAGCCGCCGCCACCGGTATTGTCGGCGGCTCCATCGAAGACGCCACCGGCGTTGCCGTCGACCCCATCTACCCCTTTGACCTGGCCGTCGAGCGCGTCGAGGCTGCCGTCGCTGCCGCCCGCAGCCTGGGTTTTCCCTTCACGCTGACGGCGCGCGCAGAAAACCTGCTGCACGGCCGCCTGGATTTGCCCGACACCATCCGCCGCCTGCAGGCCTATGCCGAGGCGGGAGCCGATGTGCTGTATGCGCCGGGCCTGCGCAGTGCCGAAGAAGTGCTGGCGGTGGTCAAGGCGGTCGCGCCCAAACCGGTGAATGTGTTGATGTCCGGTGGCTTGAACCTCAGCGTCGCGCAGTTGAGCGAACTGGGCGTGCGTCGCATCAGCGTGGGCTCGGCCCTGGCGCTGGCGGCCTATGGCGAGTTCTATCGGGCCGCGCAGGAGGTCTACGGGCTGGGCACCTTTACCTTTACCGAGCGCAAGATGCCGTTCGACCAGGCCAACCGATTCTTCAAGGGCTAG
- a CDS encoding extensin family protein, with product MRSITFLGALLLLGGAVAVGVWRGWVPNEWNPWAPLDVRASPNLLTRYKLGRLQDDPALCDQVLKTTGLRVSHQADSPADAACPLRNTLRVQSAEVGLSSSFLASCPLAVAFALFERHSLQPAAQAIYGQAVTRVDHLGSFACRNVYNRADGRLSQHASANALDIAGFRLANGRSVSVLEDWPGEGTDARFLRQLRDGACNAFNVVLSPDYNAAHRNHFHLDMGRWWVCR from the coding sequence GTGCGGTCGATCACCTTTTTGGGCGCGTTGCTGTTGCTCGGCGGCGCTGTCGCCGTGGGCGTATGGCGGGGCTGGGTGCCGAATGAATGGAACCCCTGGGCGCCGCTGGACGTGCGCGCCAGCCCGAACCTGTTGACGCGCTACAAGCTGGGGCGGCTGCAGGATGATCCCGCGCTGTGCGACCAGGTGCTGAAAACAACGGGGTTGCGGGTGAGCCATCAGGCGGACTCACCCGCCGACGCCGCGTGCCCCTTGCGTAACACATTGAGGGTACAAAGCGCGGAGGTTGGCTTGAGCAGCAGCTTTCTGGCCAGTTGCCCCTTGGCGGTAGCGTTTGCGTTGTTCGAGCGCCACAGCTTGCAACCGGCTGCCCAGGCCATATACGGCCAGGCGGTGACGCGGGTCGATCACTTGGGCAGTTTTGCCTGTCGCAATGTCTACAACCGCGCCGATGGTCGACTCAGTCAGCACGCTTCGGCCAATGCACTGGATATCGCCGGGTTTCGCCTGGCGAATGGACGCAGTGTCAGTGTGCTCGAGGATTGGCCGGGGGAGGGCACTGATGCACGGTTTTTGCGTCAGCTGCGCGACGGTGCCTGTAACGCTTTCAACGTGGTGTTGAGCCCAGACTATAACGCCGCGCACCGTAACCACTTCCATCTGGATATGGGGCGCTGGTGGGTGTGTCGCTAA
- a CDS encoding efflux RND transporter periplasmic adaptor subunit — MRSTFLPLALPVSLVFLLAACGHEEAAQTTVRPALVVQPQPSAQAMDSYPGEVRARYEPDLAFRIPGKVSKRLVEEGERVKANQPLAELDPQDVRLQLEATRAQVAAAEANLSLVRAERDRYKTLMDRQMVSRSQYDNSENLYRSGVARLKQIKAEFDVSSNQAGYAVLRAPQDGVVAKRAVEVGQVVSAGQTVFTLATDGEREVLISLPEQGFGRFKVGQPVSVELWSQPDQRFAGRIRELSPAADPKSRTFAARVAFTGGKTQAELGQSARVFIQADGVIPLSVPLSALSAQDGASYVWRVAPDNTLKRTHVRIGAFGEKTVPVLEGLAPTDWVIAAGVHVLHEGQQVRPVDRANRVVNLAAKE, encoded by the coding sequence ATGCGCAGTACTTTCCTGCCCCTTGCGTTGCCTGTCAGCCTGGTCTTCCTGTTAGCCGCCTGCGGCCACGAAGAAGCGGCTCAAACCACCGTCCGCCCGGCCCTGGTGGTGCAACCGCAGCCCTCGGCGCAGGCGATGGACAGCTATCCAGGTGAAGTGCGTGCCCGCTATGAACCGGATCTGGCCTTTCGCATCCCAGGCAAAGTCAGCAAGCGCCTGGTGGAGGAGGGCGAGCGGGTCAAGGCCAACCAGCCACTGGCAGAACTCGACCCGCAGGATGTGCGCCTGCAACTGGAAGCCACCCGTGCCCAAGTGGCCGCCGCCGAGGCCAATCTGAGCCTGGTGCGCGCCGAACGTGACCGCTACAAGACCCTGATGGATCGTCAGATGGTCAGCCGCTCCCAGTACGACAATTCCGAAAATCTGTATCGATCAGGTGTTGCGCGGCTCAAGCAGATCAAGGCTGAATTCGACGTGTCCAGCAATCAGGCTGGCTATGCCGTGCTGCGTGCGCCCCAGGACGGTGTCGTCGCCAAGCGTGCAGTGGAAGTGGGCCAGGTCGTCTCTGCGGGCCAAACCGTTTTCACCCTGGCCACCGATGGCGAACGTGAGGTGTTGATCAGCCTGCCCGAGCAAGGCTTCGGCCGCTTCAAGGTCGGCCAGCCAGTGTCGGTCGAGCTGTGGAGCCAGCCGGATCAACGCTTTGCCGGGCGCATTCGCGAGCTGTCGCCCGCCGCCGATCCGAAGTCGCGCACCTTCGCAGCAAGGGTGGCTTTCACAGGCGGCAAGACCCAGGCAGAACTTGGCCAAAGCGCGCGCGTCTTCATACAGGCCGACGGTGTCATTCCACTCTCGGTGCCGCTGTCGGCGCTCAGTGCGCAGGACGGTGCGTCTTACGTCTGGCGGGTGGCGCCGGACAACACCCTAAAGCGCACACATGTGCGCATCGGCGCGTTTGGCGAGAAGACCGTGCCGGTACTCGAAGGCCTGGCGCCCACCGATTGGGTGATCGCAGCGGGTGTGCATGTGCTGCACGAGGGCCAGCAAGTGCGGCCGGTGGATCGTGCGAACCGCGTGGTGAATCTGGCGGCGAAGGAGTAG